In Nocardia sp. NBC_00403, one DNA window encodes the following:
- a CDS encoding MlaE family ABC transporter permease, protein MSSTYVPPLLRPLQQLKKSAQWPVNMVARLGHQVFFFLRSIASIPTALKQYPKEVWRLLSDVTWGNGSLVVGGGTIGVVLILSAFGGMTVGIQGYTSLNLLGLSPITGAISAFATTRELGPLLAALAFAAQAGCRFTAQLGAMRISEEIDALDSIAIKPLPYLVSTRMFAAMVAIVPLYCLGLAMAYISCSLTVQLIGGTSSGTYAHYFYQFLIPTDVLYSLAKAMLFVAITTFIQCYYGFFASGGPEGVGVAAGRAIKMCIIVVVFADLFMTLAIWGVNPGIRISG, encoded by the coding sequence GTGTCATCAACTTATGTGCCGCCGCTGCTGCGGCCACTTCAGCAACTGAAGAAGTCCGCGCAGTGGCCGGTAAATATGGTCGCGCGCCTGGGGCACCAGGTGTTCTTTTTCCTACGGTCGATCGCGTCGATCCCTACGGCGCTCAAGCAGTATCCGAAGGAAGTGTGGCGGCTGCTCTCGGATGTCACCTGGGGCAACGGCAGCCTGGTCGTCGGCGGCGGCACCATCGGCGTTGTGCTGATCCTCAGCGCGTTCGGCGGCATGACGGTCGGCATCCAGGGCTACACCTCGCTGAATCTGCTCGGCCTCAGCCCGATCACCGGCGCCATCTCGGCCTTCGCCACCACCCGAGAACTGGGACCGCTGTTGGCGGCCTTGGCATTTGCCGCCCAGGCAGGCTGTCGATTCACCGCGCAGCTGGGCGCGATGCGCATCTCCGAAGAGATCGACGCGCTCGACTCCATCGCCATCAAGCCGCTGCCCTACCTGGTGAGCACTCGCATGTTCGCGGCGATGGTCGCCATCGTCCCGCTCTACTGCCTCGGCCTCGCCATGGCCTACATCTCGTGCTCGCTGACCGTGCAGCTGATCGGAGGCACATCGAGCGGCACCTACGCGCACTACTTCTATCAGTTCCTCATACCGACGGACGTGCTCTACTCACTGGCCAAGGCCATGCTGTTCGTCGCGATCACCACGTTCATCCAGTGCTACTACGGCTTCTTCGCCTCCGGTGGACCGGAAGGTGTGGGTGTCGCGGCGGGCCGGGCGATCAAGATGTGCATCATCGTGGTGGTGTTCGCGGACCTGTTCATGACGTTGGCGATCTGGGGCGTCAACCCCGGCATCCGGATTTCTGGGTAG
- a CDS encoding MlaE family ABC transporter permease, with the protein MSDAVDWVKGYWQDHPKRSLETFGRQITMGFAAVAELFIAIFRRRFPYKEFIKQCAFMSSVAAAPTLLVAIPIGVIVSIQVGAVAGQVGATSFIGAANGLGIIQQGAPLVTSLMIAGAVGSAICADLGSRTIREEIDAMRVMGVDPLRRLVAPRLGAAMLVSVLLCGFVVFVGFLTGYIFNIFAQNGTPGSYVGTFSSFAVTVDLLVALVKSLIFGLLAAIIACDTGLNTRGGPGGVANSVNSAVVSSAIMLFGVNLIITQIYNVLLPPQVV; encoded by the coding sequence ATGAGTGATGCGGTTGATTGGGTAAAAGGCTACTGGCAAGACCATCCGAAGCGGTCACTCGAGACCTTCGGCAGGCAGATCACGATGGGATTCGCCGCCGTTGCCGAGCTGTTCATCGCGATATTCCGACGCCGCTTTCCCTACAAAGAGTTCATCAAGCAGTGTGCTTTCATGTCGAGCGTCGCTGCGGCGCCGACGCTGTTGGTCGCGATCCCGATCGGTGTCATCGTTTCCATTCAGGTCGGCGCGGTCGCCGGCCAGGTCGGCGCGACCTCCTTCATCGGCGCGGCCAACGGTCTCGGCATCATCCAGCAAGGCGCACCGCTGGTCACCTCGCTGATGATCGCGGGCGCTGTCGGTTCGGCGATCTGCGCGGATCTCGGCTCGCGCACCATCCGCGAGGAGATCGACGCGATGCGGGTGATGGGCGTCGATCCGCTGCGCCGCCTGGTCGCCCCTCGGCTCGGTGCCGCCATGTTGGTCAGTGTGCTGCTCTGCGGTTTCGTTGTTTTCGTCGGATTCTTGACCGGCTACATTTTCAATATTTTCGCACAGAACGGTACGCCCGGTTCTTACGTCGGCACCTTCTCCTCGTTCGCAGTGACCGTCGATCTCCTTGTGGCACTGGTGAAATCGCTGATCTTCGGGTTGCTCGCGGCCATCATCGCCTGCGATACCGGGCTCAATACCCGTGGCGGCCCCGGCGGAGTGGCGAACTCGGTGAACTCCGCGGTGGTCAGCTCCGCGATCATGTTGTTCGGAGTGAACCTCATCATCACCCAGATCTACAACGTACTTCTCCCTCCACAGGTGGTCTGA
- a CDS encoding S1 family peptidase, translating to MFSKLAKVANAAFAVALGAALLGTGAGAADAAPAPPVVGGGSGIIIDNQFECTVTTVGYDGGGRLVGLTAGHCGDPGAQVYAEADRGAGQIGRFVYSNHDLDYAIIEFQPGKITPVNRIGNVTITGIGGPARFPMIVCKEGRTTGNTCGISWGDVFGSNMETWSQMCVVEGDSGAPVVVGTTLVGMVNAYLAIACFGPEVGTNMSSIMGDINARGDIGAGFNPI from the coding sequence ATGTTCAGCAAACTCGCCAAGGTGGCCAACGCCGCCTTCGCCGTAGCTCTTGGTGCGGCGCTGCTCGGGACGGGCGCAGGGGCAGCGGACGCGGCACCCGCCCCGCCGGTCGTGGGCGGTGGTTCGGGGATCATCATCGACAATCAGTTCGAATGCACAGTCACCACAGTGGGTTACGACGGCGGCGGTCGACTTGTCGGCCTCACCGCCGGACACTGCGGCGACCCGGGCGCTCAGGTGTACGCCGAGGCAGACCGCGGCGCAGGCCAGATCGGCCGGTTCGTCTACTCCAACCACGATCTCGACTACGCCATCATCGAGTTCCAGCCGGGCAAGATCACCCCGGTGAACCGCATCGGCAACGTGACCATCACCGGGATCGGCGGCCCGGCCCGGTTCCCGATGATCGTCTGCAAGGAAGGCCGGACCACCGGCAACACCTGCGGGATCTCCTGGGGCGATGTCTTCGGGTCGAATATGGAGACCTGGTCGCAAATGTGTGTGGTGGAAGGCGATTCCGGCGCGCCGGTCGTCGTCGGCACCACGCTGGTCGGCATGGTGAACGCCTACCTCGCCATCGCCTGCTTCGGGCCCGAGGTCGGCACCAACATGAGCTCGATCATGGGTGACATCAACGCACGTGGCGACATCGGCGCGGGCTTCAACCCGATCTGA
- a CDS encoding MFS transporter — protein sequence MSTLELPRLHSAKGRWILLATILGSSVASLDATVVNIALPRIGESLNTDVAGLQWTLNGYTLTLASFILLGGSLGDRLGRRKVFVWGTIGFAIASVLCGAAVNIEMLVFARILQGVAGAMLTPGSLALISSSIDQRDQGAAIGLWSGFGGVAGALGPFLGGWLIDVAGWQSIFFINVPLALVVVLVTLRHVPESHDPNAAARLDIPGAVVVALALGALTFGLIDEMPLLVVAGLLLLALFVVIEVRSDHPLVPPSLFTGSMTREASAAQAVASGPFPSGGRVFTAANLVTLAVYAALGGVFFLLVMQLQLVAGYSPLMSGVATVPVTLIMLVLSAPAGRWAQVHGPRIPMTAGPLLAGGGLVLLLRIGPDTTYVTDVLPGVLLFGLGLSVLVAPLTGAVLGAVPSSEAGIASGVNNAVARTAQLLAVAALPGLAGISGSLSDPVEFDRGFGVAMWICVGLLVAGALLAALLLRQPRHTPLLDNVDCMPQCGMSGPAVAPAVHEAAVNEK from the coding sequence GTGAGCACCCTGGAGCTACCCCGATTACATTCGGCCAAGGGCCGCTGGATCCTGCTGGCCACTATCCTCGGGTCGTCGGTGGCCTCGCTCGATGCCACCGTCGTCAACATCGCGCTGCCGCGCATCGGTGAGTCGTTGAACACCGACGTCGCCGGCCTGCAGTGGACGCTCAACGGCTACACGCTCACGCTCGCGTCGTTCATCCTGCTCGGCGGATCGCTCGGTGATCGCCTCGGCCGCCGCAAGGTCTTCGTCTGGGGCACCATCGGTTTCGCCATCGCCTCGGTGCTGTGCGGTGCCGCGGTGAACATCGAGATGCTGGTCTTCGCCCGCATCCTGCAGGGTGTGGCGGGCGCCATGCTGACACCGGGCAGCCTGGCGCTGATCTCCTCGTCCATCGATCAGCGCGACCAGGGTGCGGCGATCGGGCTGTGGTCGGGGTTCGGCGGCGTCGCCGGTGCGCTCGGCCCGTTCCTCGGTGGCTGGCTGATCGACGTGGCGGGCTGGCAGTCCATCTTCTTCATCAATGTGCCGCTCGCACTGGTCGTCGTGCTGGTCACGCTGCGGCATGTGCCGGAAAGTCACGATCCGAATGCCGCCGCGCGCCTGGATATTCCGGGAGCGGTGGTGGTCGCGCTGGCGCTGGGCGCGCTGACCTTCGGTTTGATCGACGAGATGCCGCTGCTCGTTGTCGCGGGCCTGCTGCTGCTTGCGCTGTTCGTGGTCATCGAAGTGCGTAGTGATCATCCGTTGGTGCCGCCGTCGCTGTTCACCGGGTCGATGACGCGGGAAGCGAGTGCTGCGCAAGCCGTCGCCTCCGGGCCGTTCCCTTCCGGCGGGCGGGTGTTCACCGCGGCGAATCTGGTCACGCTCGCGGTCTACGCCGCCCTCGGCGGCGTCTTCTTCCTGCTGGTCATGCAGTTGCAGCTGGTGGCCGGATACTCGCCATTGATGTCGGGCGTCGCCACTGTCCCCGTCACGCTGATCATGCTGGTGCTCTCGGCGCCCGCGGGCCGATGGGCCCAGGTACACGGTCCACGCATCCCGATGACGGCCGGACCGCTACTCGCGGGTGGTGGGCTGGTGCTGTTGCTGCGCATCGGACCGGACACCACCTATGTGACCGACGTGCTGCCCGGCGTGCTGTTGTTCGGCCTCGGCCTGTCGGTGCTCGTCGCCCCGCTCACCGGTGCGGTGCTCGGTGCGGTGCCCTCCAGTGAGGCCGGTATCGCCTCCGGTGTGAACAATGCCGTCGCCCGCACCGCTCAGCTGCTCGCCGTCGCCGCGCTGCCCGGGCTGGCCGGGATCTCCGGATCGCTGAGCGACCCGGTCGAATTCGATCGCGGGTTCGGTGTCGCCATGTGGATCTGTGTCGGCCTGCTGGTGGCGGGCGCGCTGCTGGCCGCGTTGCTGTTGCGGCAGCCGCGCCATACACCGTTGCTGGACAACGTCGACTGCATGCCGCAGTGCGGAATGTCGGGTCCCGCGGTGGCGCCCGCCGTGCACGAAGCGGCCGTCAACGAAAAATGA
- the lppU gene encoding LppU family putative lipoprotein, producing MSGRLHSGRLAVAAVAAVAAVAAIFVAGCGSTISGSAQPAMNNGTVDALSTTSTPKTSLGRPTTGRPTSGKPTPTSADRGGSTDFEANVGDCVTLGGTVADATIAKASCGSRVSNYKVVGKAPNNSQCISDRDNYYAETLNGIEQGALCLDIDWVVGGCMDVGGEDPKRIDCTERGTQRVKVTNIQQNADDAGACSSGTGFTYPVRHFVVCVQEL from the coding sequence GTGTCTGGTCGACTTCACTCGGGGCGGCTCGCGGTCGCCGCCGTCGCGGCGGTTGCCGCTGTTGCCGCGATCTTTGTGGCGGGATGTGGCTCCACTATCAGTGGCTCCGCACAGCCTGCGATGAACAATGGAACGGTCGATGCGCTATCGACAACAAGCACTCCGAAGACCTCGTTGGGCAGGCCGACCACTGGCAGGCCCACCTCGGGCAAGCCGACGCCGACTTCGGCGGATCGCGGCGGCAGCACCGACTTCGAGGCCAACGTCGGTGACTGCGTGACCCTGGGCGGCACGGTGGCCGACGCCACCATCGCCAAGGCATCCTGTGGCAGTCGGGTATCGAACTACAAGGTCGTCGGCAAGGCTCCGAACAACAGCCAGTGCATCAGCGACCGCGACAACTACTATGCGGAAACTCTGAACGGCATCGAGCAGGGCGCGCTCTGCCTCGATATCGACTGGGTCGTCGGCGGCTGTATGGATGTCGGCGGCGAGGATCCCAAGCGCATCGACTGCACCGAGCGCGGCACCCAGCGCGTGAAGGTGACCAACATCCAGCAGAACGCCGACGATGCGGGCGCCTGCAGCAGCGGCACCGGATTCACCTACCCGGTCAGGCATTTCGTGGTCTGCGTTCAGGAGCTCTGA
- a CDS encoding DUF6764 family protein — MKLISTIVCTTATMGTSLLLPAVASATDVHCSSDQGIDITVIDGRAACRAASDTSGRARAAGYDGVGYAKATFGAIAFGIGAAGGVGASEGAGGIPIAIGIGRDAVALTSIADPGGRGAGAPILAVSIALDGSRAGVESLDNTVVCLGSAALAWSSTTGATCLATPFGRWQTAPAAIG, encoded by the coding sequence GTGAAGCTGATCAGCACAATCGTCTGCACGACCGCCACGATGGGCACCTCCTTACTGCTGCCGGCAGTGGCCTCAGCAACCGATGTGCACTGCTCATCGGACCAGGGAATCGACATCACCGTTATCGATGGACGCGCCGCATGCCGGGCCGCGAGCGACACCTCCGGCCGAGCCCGCGCCGCGGGGTACGACGGCGTCGGCTACGCGAAGGCGACCTTCGGCGCGATCGCGTTCGGGATCGGCGCCGCCGGTGGCGTCGGCGCGAGCGAAGGGGCAGGCGGGATTCCGATCGCGATCGGAATCGGCAGGGATGCGGTGGCCCTGACCTCGATTGCCGATCCTGGCGGGCGCGGCGCGGGTGCGCCGATCCTCGCGGTGTCGATCGCCTTGGACGGATCGCGCGCCGGTGTCGAATCCTTGGACAACACCGTGGTCTGCCTCGGATCGGCGGCACTCGCCTGGAGTTCGACGACCGGCGCCACCTGTCTGGCAACTCCGTTCGGTCGCTGGCAAACCGCACCCGCCGCGATAGGCTGA
- a CDS encoding serine hydrolase domain-containing protein encodes MVSAFQPSGRRLAAPREMLVDPRFVRLADHFFGMFTQPNRGGGALAIYLAGRPVVDIWAGWAAKDRRWNGGNVALTFSTGKGVASTVVHRLAERGLIDYDAPVAEYWPEFAAHGKADITVRDVLSHRAGLHRVRGLVPGREGILDYDAVVRALAESPADPRRIRSSGYHAITFGWLVAEIVQRVTGDPFTDVLRREIAVPLGRDEFWFRVPESERYRIAKIFPHLSPPGIRWNTASSVLSWVRPSRGLAEAGMPESFDELVRDPRVHDAVMPGWNGVFSARALAEMYGALANGGRVEVDRGTQGIETVQLLKPETIETINQVQPSENRDYVLGFPLRFTLGYHRPVLMSKQQPRKAFGHYGIGGSGAYADPLLGMSIAFVTNRLGNAVTALGDARLAKVAAIASNTVRKYRQATQVAVDPIEPPD; translated from the coding sequence ATGGTTTCTGCCTTTCAACCATCCGGCAGGCGACTGGCAGCGCCCCGGGAAATGCTCGTCGACCCGAGGTTCGTCCGGTTGGCCGACCACTTCTTCGGCATGTTCACCCAGCCCAACCGCGGCGGCGGCGCCCTCGCGATCTATCTCGCCGGCCGGCCCGTCGTCGATATCTGGGCCGGGTGGGCGGCCAAGGATCGCCGCTGGAACGGCGGCAACGTGGCACTCACCTTCTCCACCGGCAAGGGTGTCGCCTCCACCGTGGTACACCGGCTGGCCGAACGCGGCCTCATCGACTACGACGCACCGGTGGCCGAGTACTGGCCGGAGTTCGCCGCGCACGGTAAAGCCGACATCACGGTGCGCGATGTGCTCTCGCACCGGGCCGGGCTGCACCGGGTGCGGGGGCTGGTGCCCGGCCGCGAAGGCATCCTCGACTACGACGCGGTGGTGCGGGCCCTCGCCGAAAGTCCGGCCGACCCGCGCCGCATCCGCTCCTCCGGCTATCACGCGATCACCTTCGGATGGCTGGTTGCCGAGATCGTGCAGCGGGTGACCGGTGATCCGTTCACCGATGTGCTGCGCAGGGAGATCGCCGTACCGCTCGGCAGAGATGAATTCTGGTTCCGAGTACCGGAATCCGAGCGCTACCGGATCGCGAAGATCTTTCCGCACCTGAGTCCGCCCGGAATCCGTTGGAACACCGCATCTTCAGTGCTGTCGTGGGTGCGGCCGAGCCGCGGACTCGCCGAGGCGGGCATGCCCGAGAGCTTCGATGAGCTGGTCCGCGATCCTCGGGTGCACGATGCGGTGATGCCGGGATGGAACGGCGTGTTCTCGGCACGCGCACTGGCCGAGATGTACGGTGCGCTCGCCAACGGCGGGCGGGTCGAGGTGGATCGCGGCACGCAGGGGATCGAAACCGTGCAGCTGCTGAAGCCGGAGACGATCGAAACCATCAATCAGGTGCAGCCGTCCGAAAACCGCGACTACGTGCTCGGATTCCCGCTGCGCTTCACCCTCGGCTATCACCGTCCGGTGCTGATGTCCAAACAGCAGCCGCGAAAAGCCTTCGGGCACTACGGCATCGGCGGCTCCGGCGCTTACGCCGATCCCTTGCTCGGCATGTCGATCGCCTTCGTCACCAACCGGCTCGGCAATGCCGTCACCGCGCTCGGTGACGCCCGGCTCGCGAAGGTCGCGGCCATCGCAAGCAACACCGTGCGCAAGTATCGACAGGCCACGCAGGTCGCCGTCGATCCGATCGAGCCGCCGGACTGA
- a CDS encoding cytochrome P450: MVAHALAAGIDFERYFRWRRAHEGDPFFVRFPGLGSVLFTGTPEGAREMFRAPPDLLEPPRPNPIEPLVGSASLILAAGERHRQDRTLLAPAFHSARIRAYSELIRDSALAEISGDTAGSGPAWRPGTRIDSRAAARAITLRVILEAVFGVDSHEQRAAYNSAIAEFLAAFSGPLMLLPVLRHGLFGQAPWDRFVAARDRLDALILTDIARRKNEASRSADILGMLLTTCYDDGTAISDADLCDQLRTLLVAGHETTATTLVWALFHLHREPAALGRLRAEIQAAGPEATPLELAGLPYLDAVCQETLRLHPTVPIVLRRVTAPFSLLGVPLAAGDTMGIAVPLLHSEPRVWAEPEQFRPERFLERRYGPFEFAPFGGGHRRCIGASLADYELRIVLATILGRVRLRLAPRYARRRAPLSVPHNIATGPRRSIPFDVLA; this comes from the coding sequence GTGGTCGCACACGCACTTGCGGCGGGCATCGATTTCGAGCGGTACTTCCGCTGGCGCCGCGCGCACGAGGGAGATCCGTTCTTCGTGCGCTTTCCCGGCCTCGGTTCGGTCCTGTTCACCGGAACGCCCGAAGGCGCCCGCGAGATGTTTCGCGCACCGCCCGACCTGCTCGAACCGCCGCGGCCGAATCCGATCGAACCGCTGGTCGGCAGCGCGTCGCTGATCCTCGCCGCGGGCGAGCGGCACCGGCAGGACCGGACCTTGCTCGCGCCCGCCTTCCACAGCGCCCGGATCCGGGCATACAGTGAGCTCATCCGCGATTCGGCGCTGGCCGAAATATCCGGTGACACAGCAGGATCCGGCCCGGCCTGGCGGCCGGGCACGCGCATCGACTCACGGGCGGCCGCGCGGGCCATCACGCTGCGGGTCATCCTGGAGGCCGTCTTCGGAGTGGACAGCCACGAGCAGCGGGCCGCGTACAACAGCGCAATCGCCGAATTCCTCGCCGCGTTTTCCGGGCCGCTGATGCTGCTGCCGGTGCTGCGCCACGGACTGTTCGGACAGGCGCCGTGGGATCGGTTCGTCGCGGCGCGCGACCGGCTCGACGCACTGATCCTGACCGATATCGCCAGGCGCAAGAACGAGGCGAGCCGATCGGCCGACATCCTCGGAATGCTGCTCACGACGTGTTATGACGACGGCACCGCGATCTCCGACGCCGATCTGTGTGACCAGCTGCGCACCCTGCTGGTCGCGGGGCACGAGACCACCGCGACCACGCTGGTGTGGGCACTGTTCCATCTGCATCGGGAACCAGCGGCCTTGGGACGGCTACGCGCGGAAATACAGGCCGCAGGCCCCGAGGCGACGCCGCTGGAGCTGGCGGGTCTGCCCTATCTCGACGCCGTGTGCCAGGAAACGCTGCGTCTGCATCCCACGGTGCCGATCGTGCTGCGCCGGGTCACTGCGCCGTTCTCGCTGCTCGGAGTCCCACTCGCGGCCGGCGACACCATGGGCATCGCGGTGCCGCTGCTGCATTCCGAGCCCCGGGTGTGGGCGGAGCCCGAGCAGTTCCGGCCCGAGCGATTCCTCGAGCGCCGGTACGGGCCGTTCGAGTTCGCACCGTTCGGCGGCGGTCACCGGCGCTGCATCGGCGCATCGTTGGCCGACTACGAACTGCGGATCGTGCTGGCGACAATCCTCGGCCGGGTTCGGCTGCGACTGGCGCCGCGCTATGCGCGTAGGCGGGCGCCGCTGTCGGTGCCGCACAACATCGCGACCGGTCCTCGGCGGTCGATCCCCTTCGATGTTTTGGCGTGA
- a CDS encoding L,D-transpeptidase gives MDEKPMHVALHTRSLSSAHRGAQLARRIRQGVLLSAAIATVGAALVAPAQAAPLPGGSGSSSPAATDQTPKANFAPPSINIADGETVGVAQPIIINFTDPVTDHATAEKAIKVTSSTPAPGHFRWVSDKQVRWRPNDFWPANTDVTVQAGDTRSAFRIGDALVSTADDTTHTITITLNGEVVKEMPTSMGKTKHETPNGTYYVGEQLRKMTMDSSTYGVPITDPEGYKLEVEYATRISNSGIFVHAAPWSVSQQGVSNASHGCLNVSTENAKWFLENTKKGDPVVVQNTNGGTLSASDGFGDWNV, from the coding sequence ATGGACGAGAAACCTATGCATGTCGCTTTGCACACCAGGTCGTTGTCGTCTGCACACCGGGGAGCGCAGCTAGCCCGCCGGATCCGGCAGGGCGTCCTGTTGTCCGCGGCGATCGCGACGGTCGGCGCCGCGCTGGTCGCGCCCGCGCAGGCCGCACCGCTGCCCGGGGGCTCCGGCTCCTCTTCCCCCGCAGCCACCGATCAGACGCCGAAGGCGAACTTCGCGCCGCCGTCGATCAACATCGCCGACGGCGAGACCGTCGGCGTCGCGCAGCCGATCATCATCAACTTCACGGACCCGGTCACCGATCACGCCACCGCCGAGAAGGCCATCAAGGTCACCTCGTCGACTCCGGCGCCCGGCCACTTCCGCTGGGTCAGCGACAAGCAGGTGCGCTGGCGGCCGAACGACTTCTGGCCGGCCAACACCGACGTGACCGTGCAGGCGGGCGACACCCGCAGCGCCTTCCGCATCGGCGACGCGCTGGTCAGCACCGCCGACGACACCACGCACACCATCACGATCACCCTCAACGGTGAGGTCGTGAAGGAAATGCCGACCTCGATGGGCAAGACCAAGCACGAGACCCCGAACGGCACGTACTACGTCGGCGAGCAGCTGCGCAAGATGACGATGGATTCGTCCACCTACGGCGTCCCGATCACCGATCCCGAGGGCTACAAGCTCGAGGTCGAGTACGCAACGCGGATCTCCAACAGCGGCATCTTCGTGCACGCCGCCCCGTGGTCGGTTTCGCAGCAGGGTGTTTCGAACGCCAGCCACGGCTGCCTGAACGTGAGCACCGAGAACGCCAAGTGGTTCCTGGAGAACACCAAGAAGGGCGACCCGGTCGTTGTGCAGAACACCAACGGCGGCACCCTGAGCGCGAGTGACGGCTTCGGCGACTGGAACGTGTAG
- a CDS encoding carbohydrate ABC transporter permease translates to MRTSPERVLPQLRGRGGRGRPWQDYALFFVLLVPNLALLSLFVYRPLLDNIRLSFTDWNISDPFVTYIGLDNYREWWGRSDSWQIVTNTVVFTVAAVVGSMVVGLALALLLDRKLFGRNVVRSAIFAPFVISGAAIGVAFQFIFDPSFGLVQDVLHRIGVDEVPDFYQDPHWAMFMVTVTYIWKNLGYTFVIYLAALQGTRADLMEAAEMDGASRWTTFTKVLLPQLRPTTFFLSITVLLNSLQVFDIINVMTRGGPLGTGTTTMVYQVYEESFRNFRAGYGATVATIMFLVLLTITLIQVRIMDRGEQ, encoded by the coding sequence GTGCGAACCAGCCCCGAGCGTGTGCTCCCGCAACTCCGAGGTCGCGGAGGACGGGGGCGGCCGTGGCAGGACTACGCGCTGTTCTTCGTGTTGCTGGTACCGAATCTCGCGTTGCTGTCGCTGTTCGTCTATCGACCACTGCTGGACAACATCCGGCTGTCGTTTACCGACTGGAACATCTCCGACCCCTTCGTGACCTACATCGGGTTGGACAACTACCGCGAGTGGTGGGGCCGGTCGGATTCCTGGCAGATCGTCACCAACACAGTGGTTTTCACCGTGGCCGCCGTCGTCGGAAGCATGGTTGTCGGCCTGGCGCTGGCGCTACTGCTCGACCGTAAACTCTTCGGCCGCAACGTGGTCCGCTCGGCCATCTTCGCGCCGTTCGTCATCTCCGGCGCCGCCATCGGCGTGGCGTTCCAGTTCATCTTCGATCCCAGCTTCGGCCTGGTCCAGGATGTGCTGCACCGCATAGGCGTGGACGAGGTGCCGGATTTCTATCAGGACCCGCACTGGGCGATGTTCATGGTGACGGTGACCTATATCTGGAAGAACCTCGGCTACACCTTCGTCATCTATCTGGCCGCACTACAGGGCACTCGGGCCGATCTGATGGAGGCGGCCGAGATGGACGGCGCGAGCCGGTGGACCACCTTCACCAAGGTGCTGCTGCCGCAGCTGCGCCCGACCACGTTCTTCCTGTCCATCACGGTGCTGCTGAACTCGCTGCAGGTCTTCGACATCATCAACGTGATGACACGGGGCGGACCGCTCGGCACCGGAACCACGACGATGGTCTACCAGGTCTACGAGGAGTCCTTCCGGAACTTCCGCGCCGGATACGGCGCGACCGTGGCCACCATCATGTTCCTGGTATTGCTGACCATCACGCTGATCCAGGTGCGGATCATGGATCGAGGCGAGCAGTGA
- a CDS encoding carbohydrate ABC transporter permease encodes MLCVLIIVGVPLFWIIITSFKARPDIYTQPAVYWPHSWHPENYEEATTALPFWTFLRNSLIVTGVIAAVKFVLGILSAYGLVFLRFPGKNVVFLVIIAALMVPNQITVISNYALIAQLGWRNTFQGIIVPLCGVAFGTFLMRNHFLSLPVEVIEAARMDGANWWRLLTRVVLPMSGPTMVAFAVVTLVNEWNEYLWPFLMADDTTVATLPVGLTLLQNTENPSVTNWGPVMAGTLLTMLPILLVFLLLQRHMIKGLTSGAVKG; translated from the coding sequence ATGCTGTGCGTGCTGATCATCGTCGGCGTGCCGCTGTTCTGGATCATCATCACCTCGTTCAAGGCGCGCCCGGACATCTACACCCAACCCGCCGTGTACTGGCCGCACAGCTGGCATCCGGAGAACTACGAGGAAGCCACCACCGCGCTGCCGTTCTGGACGTTCCTGCGCAACTCGCTGATCGTCACCGGCGTGATCGCCGCGGTCAAATTCGTGCTCGGCATCCTCAGCGCCTATGGGCTGGTGTTCCTGCGCTTCCCCGGCAAGAACGTGGTGTTCCTCGTCATCATCGCCGCGCTGATGGTGCCCAACCAGATCACCGTGATCTCCAACTACGCATTGATCGCCCAGCTGGGCTGGCGAAACACCTTCCAGGGCATCATCGTTCCGCTCTGCGGCGTCGCCTTCGGGACGTTCCTGATGCGCAACCACTTCCTCTCGCTGCCGGTGGAGGTGATCGAGGCGGCCAGGATGGACGGCGCCAATTGGTGGCGACTACTCACCAGGGTGGTGCTGCCGATGTCCGGGCCGACCATGGTTGCCTTCGCTGTTGTCACGCTGGTCAACGAGTGGAACGAATACCTCTGGCCGTTCTTGATGGCCGACGACACCACCGTCGCCACCCTGCCTGTCGGCCTCACCCTGCTGCAGAACACCGAGAATCCGAGCGTCACCAACTGGGGACCGGTGATGGCGGGCACGCTGCTCACCATGCTGCCGATTCTGCTGGTGTTCCTGCTGCTGCAGCGCCACATGATCAAGGGCCTCACCTCGGGTGCGGTCAAGGGTTAA